One window of the Cryptococcus gattii WM276 chromosome E, complete sequence genome contains the following:
- a CDS encoding RNA polymerase II subunit 3, putative (Similar to TIGR gene model, INSD accession AAW43733.1), with protein sequence MNGYYEPQQPQPTNIEIPQGPTNQPRLLLRNLNETDATFHLSGVELAYANSLRRVMMADVPTIAIDQVLFTQNTSPLADEMIAHRLGLIPLISRNVSKGLRYTRDCDCDEGCYYCMVTLRLKVTFSGNDGEQFMRVTSDMLEVVPSPGGPPPPNPYGPPPELSEEDRIIINNRDPEMGLPCGKGNPSIPPILIAKMGKGQEIDVLCKAYKGIAKHHAKWSPLSTVAFEYDPYNKLRHTTHWFETDERAEWPLSSNAAFETPPNPAEPFDYNAVPSTFYFSAESVGSIPVRSVVEQGLDLLIEGLANVVLGVQKETGGEEEEGDDGAGADGGVGDGKGIGMGGGLVDPNIPTGMGQDQVAMGGGYGGYGVQQGYGGTW encoded by the exons ATGAACGGGTACTACGAACCCCAACAACCTCAACCGACTAACATCGAGATCCCGCAAGGCCCTACAAATCAACCACGTCTTCTCCTTCGTAATCTTAATGAGACGGACGCTACTTTCCATCTGTCCGGCGTAGAGCTCGCCTATGCGAACAGTCTGAGAAGAGTTATGATGGCTGATGTACCTACTATTG CCATCGATCAGGTCCTCTTTACGCAAAATACATCACCTTTAGCAGACGAAATGATTGCCCACCGTTTAGGTCTTATTCCTCTTATTTCCCGTAACGTCTCCAAGGGACTTCGCTACACCCGAGACTGTGACTGTGACGAAGGATGTTATTACTGTATGGTAACTTTGAGATTGAAGGTGACTTTCAGTGGAAATGATGGGGAGCAGTTTATGAGGGTGACAAGTGATATGTTGGAAGTTGTGCCAAGTCCTGGTGGG CCGCCGCCTCCTAATCCTTATGGACCTCCACCTGAACTTTCAGAGGAGGATCgtatcatcatcaacaatCGTGATCCTGAAATGGGCCTGCCTTGCGGAAAGGGAAATCCCTCTATACCTCCGATATTGATCGCAAAGATGGGCAAGGGACAGGAGATTGATGTTTTATGTAAGGCTTATAAG GGTATTGCTAAGCATCATGCCAAATGGTCTCCCTTATCAACTGTAGCCTTTGAATACGACCCCTATAACAAGCTTCGTCATACAACACATTGGTTCGAGACCGATG AACGCGCGGAATGGCCTCTCTCATCAAATGCGGCTTTCGAAACTCCTCCAAATCCCGCAGAACCATTCGACTATAACGCTGTCCCGTCGACATTCTACTTTTCCGCCGAATCTGTCGGTTCCATCCCCGTCCGTTCCGTCGTTGAACAAGGTCTCGACCTTCTGATAGAAGGCCTCGCAAATGTCGTGTTGGGCGTACAGAAGGAGACCGGTGgcgaagaggaagaaggggatgATGGAGCGGGTGCAGATGGAGGTGTTGGGGATGGGAAGGGCATCGGCATGGGAGGAGGTTTGGTAGACCCAAATATACCTACCGGAATGGGTCAGGATCAGGTAGCCATGGGAGGTGGGTATGGAGGGTATGGGGTTCAGCAAGGTTATGGAGGTACCTGGTAA